The genomic region TGACCGGATCGGTATAGCTGCCCGGCTTGCGGATGTCGTAGAGGCTGATGGTCTGGGTCAGGTTGCCCATGTCCCATTTCAGCCCGATCTCCTTTTGCCGGGTCTTGTAGGGCGGGAACACCTCGCCGGCATTCTCGGCGGTGGCGGGCGCGGTCGCGCCCTGGCTGAGGCCCTCGATATAATTGCCATAGACCGAGATGCGGTCGCTCAGGCGATAGTTCAGCGCCACGGCCGGGGTGGTGGCGCTGGCGTCATAGCGGGCGGTCCGGGCGCCGGTGACCGGGTCGAACGTGTCGCTGACCACCGACTGGCGCCGCAGTCCGACGGTCAGCTGCGCCCGGTCCTCGGCGAAGGACAGCGTGTCGGCGATGCCGATGCCGGTCATCCTCACGGCGCTGGTCTTATTCAAGGGCGCGTCGCTGAAGCCGCGATCCACGGCCGGCCCCCAGACCGGGTGATAGATGTTGGTGATCCAGTCCTCGGGCATCATGTTGCGCAGAAAGCCGAATTTTTCCTCCATCCGGTAATGGGTCGCGTTGACGGCCCATTCGTGGCGGATTTCGCCGGTGTCGAACCGTCCCCTGACCCCGACATCGGCGGATTGCTTGTGGTCGATGAACCGCTGATGCGAGACGTTGTTTCTGAAATCGCCCGCCTCGTTGAAGACCTGGTAGGTCGAGGCCGCCAGCGCGTCGAAATCCGTCCTGCTGATCCCGTAGGCGGCATAAGCGGTCACGTCGTCGGTGACGTCCAGCTCGCCCCGGACGATGGCGGCTGAATCCTTCGTCCTGCTGAAGGTCCAGGTCGGGCTGAGCAGCGTCTCGGGGCTGGGCGGGCCGGGCACGTCGATGCCGGGGGCAAGGCTGATCCCGCGGTTCGCCCCGTCCACCAGGTCCTTGCTGTAATACAGGTCGGCGCTCAGGCGGACGCGCTCGCCCTGCCAGTCGGCGCCCAGGGCCAGCAAGCGGGTGCCCTTGTCCTGATCGTTCACCGCGCCCTCGCCGCCGCGATAGACGCCGTTGAAGCGCAGGCCGAATTCCTTGTCGTCGCCAAAGCGGCGCGCCATGTCGACATGGGTGCCGAACTGGGCATCGTTCATATAGGTCAAGGTCACCCGGTTCAGCGGCGCGTCCGGCGCGCGCTTGGGAACGAAGTTGACGCTGCCGCCGACCGAACCGCCGGGGGGCATCCCGTTCAGCAATGCCGAGGGGCCCTTCAGCACCTCGACCCGCTCGAACATTTCCGGCGAGGCGCGCCAATAGGGGGTGACGCCGTAAAGCCCGCCGACCGAGGCATCGGCGATCGCCACGCCGAAGCCGCGGATGGCATAGCTGTCGGTCAGCATCCCGGTCGAACCGCTGGTGAAGACCGCGGGATCGGTGGCGGCAATGACCTGGGAAATGCTCTGCGCCTGCCGGTCCGCGACGTATTTCTCGGTATAGGCGACGGTGCTGAAGGGCGTGTCCATGACGTCCTTGTCGCCCAGCATGCCCAGTTGGCTGCCGGTGGCCACCTGCCCGCCGGCATAGGCCGCGGGCAGGCCGCCCGCGCCTGCGGCGGTCAGCGTGACGGTATCGAGCACCACCGCGCCATCGGCCGCCGCGCCGCCCGCAGCGGCCGAGGCTGCGGTTCCGACCAGCGCCGTGCCCTCGGCGGTGATCCGGAAGGGGATGCCGGTCCCCGCCAGCATCCTGCCCAGGGCCTGGTCGGCGGTCAGCGTCCCCTGCACGGGCCGCGAGGACATGCCGCGCGCCACCGTCGCCGCCATCGACACCTGCAATCCCGACTGCCGGCCAAAGGCGTTCAGCGCCGAGGCCAGGGGCTGCGCGGGAATGTCGAAACTCCGCGCGGACCCGACCTGCGCCGCCGCGGGCGGGATCATCGCCGGCATGCCGGCCGCCGCGGCGCCAAGCGCGCCGGTCAGCAACAGGCGCGCGGCCAGCGTCCCGCGCCGGCCTCTTTGCGGTAAGTCGTTTTCCCTGCAAGGTTTCATGGCTCTGTCCCTGGTATGCGGCGTGCGTTCGGCACGCGGTTGCTGACATAGGGACGATCAGCCCGAGGCAATTTTTCACCGCGCTACGAAATTTTTCGCGGCGCCGGTCCACCGCGCGGCTAGCTGGCGGGCCCGCCGGACAGGATCACCAGCCAGGGCGAGACCTGCCGCACCTGTCCGCCATAGGGCTGGACCAAGGCCCGAAGCGCGCTGTCGGGGTCGCGCAGGTCGTAAAGGCCGGTGACCCTTTGCCGGCCCAGCGTGTCGCCGCTCAGCCGGATCCAGCCGCGGTGATAGCGCTGGATCTGCTCGACCACCGCGGCGATGGGCGCGTCCTCGACGAAGATCCGGCCGTCGCGCCAGCTTGCGATCTCGTCGGGCGGCAGATGGCCGCGCCGCATGCGGCCGGTGTCGTGCGACACCGTCACGCTGTCCCCCGGCGACAGCGTGGTCTTCCGCCCCGCCGCCACCCGCAGCGAGCCGTGGACAAGATCGATCCGCGTCGCCTCGGACGACATGCGGACGTTGAAGGCGGTGCCCAGCACCTTGGCCCGGACATCGCCCGCGGTGACGACGAAGGGGCGGCTCGGGTCGGGCGCGACCTCGAAGAAGGCCTCGCCCGCCAGCAGGCGCACGC from Paracoccus aminovorans harbors:
- a CDS encoding FecR family protein, with the protein product MAPRTEARLEEAVDWFLRLNDPSADDALQEAFREWLEQDPENPRAWENARRAWRTLGQAAPVLEAAWPVAAAAPAAGSAPPPPVPRRRRAMPALLAAFAVAALVFLTGPHVMLWLRADYLTRTAETRTIELEDGSVVSLAAQTAVDIDMSGQKRRVRLLAGEAFFEVAPDPSRPFVVTAGDVRAKVLGTAFNVRMSSEATRIDLVHGSLRVAAGRKTTLSPGDSVTVSHDTGRMRRGHLPPDEIASWRDGRIFVEDAPIAAVVEQIQRYHRGWIRLSGDTLGRQRVTGLYDLRDPDSALRALVQPYGGQVRQVSPWLVILSGGPAS
- a CDS encoding TonB-dependent receptor, giving the protein MKPCRENDLPQRGRRGTLAARLLLTGALGAAAAGMPAMIPPAAAQVGSARSFDIPAQPLASALNAFGRQSGLQVSMAATVARGMSSRPVQGTLTADQALGRMLAGTGIPFRITAEGTALVGTAASAAAGGAAADGAVVLDTVTLTAAGAGGLPAAYAGGQVATGSQLGMLGDKDVMDTPFSTVAYTEKYVADRQAQSISQVIAATDPAVFTSGSTGMLTDSYAIRGFGVAIADASVGGLYGVTPYWRASPEMFERVEVLKGPSALLNGMPPGGSVGGSVNFVPKRAPDAPLNRVTLTYMNDAQFGTHVDMARRFGDDKEFGLRFNGVYRGGEGAVNDQDKGTRLLALGADWQGERVRLSADLYYSKDLVDGANRGISLAPGIDVPGPPSPETLLSPTWTFSRTKDSAAIVRGELDVTDDVTAYAAYGISRTDFDALAASTYQVFNEAGDFRNNVSHQRFIDHKQSADVGVRGRFDTGEIRHEWAVNATHYRMEEKFGFLRNMMPEDWITNIYHPVWGPAVDRGFSDAPLNKTSAVRMTGIGIADTLSFAEDRAQLTVGLRRQSVVSDTFDPVTGARTARYDASATTPAVALNYRLSDRISVYGNYIEGLSQGATAPATAENAGEVFPPYKTRQKEIGLKWDMGNLTQTISLYDIRKPGSYTDPVSNVFSFGGEQRNRGAEWSFFGELRPTLRLMGGVGYVEPKLTKTAGGVNEGKLATGVPKLQAKIGAEWDVAAVEGLTLLGNATYISKQYIDAENTQSVPGRTVFDLGARYVTEVADHPLTVKASLTNVTNKAYWATTLYSGLGAPRTFLLSASMEF